GCCTTACTTTTATCCCAATGAAATTGTGTGTTTGTGTTATACTCTTTGGTGGAAGCAATGTCGACTGTGTTTTCCCCAAAAATTATCTCGATTTCTCTGTTGGCAGATTCTTCAGAATCTGATCCATGTGTAGAATTTCTTGTGTCTGTTAAACCATACTCACCCCTCAACGAGTATGGTTCTGATATATTTGCCTGTGAACATAATTGCAAACATTAATAATATGTATCACACAACCTGCTTATGTTGTTGTGGAAGCGAATTGGGAGCAATATTTTTCTTTCGCCAACAAGATTTACTGGACTAGGTATGCAACAGAATTCCACATTGTAGTTACCCCCAATCCGAAAAAACTTGACCTTAAAGACTTTCGTTGGACCCATTAGGCTGCGCCAAACTTTTATAGAATCTTGTCCAGCAAGCACTAAAGCAATTACAGGACCACAAGTAATGTAATCCAGAAGTCTTTCATAGAAGAATCTCTCACTGTGCTGGTTGTAAAAAATCTCAGCATCCTTTCTTTTCCAGTGAACTGTTTTCTTTCTCAAAATGCGCAAGTTGTTTTTTGAAATACGATCGGTAACTGCTTTCGTTGCGATGGGATTCAGGGCAATATCTGGCTTTAACAATGCGAGCGTTAATTGAGTCTTTGATGACATATTTCATGACTACGCAGTAATCTATTATAATTTTAGGTCTAAATTCAAATATGAAGacagaaatatttcaatacaaGACTACAATAGTAAATGATATTTATCCAAATAAAGAAAAACCATCAACAAGGCAAATAAACCACTGAcattcatttttttacattatagtttgAGCATGCGATTAATAGATGTGCCAAATGGACAAACAAAAGTTTTATATCAACAGTCCCTGTGCATAAGCTGATAAAGTAATGGCACAACAAgcttttaattttagatatttttgcttaaacatgtttttatcaacaattatCTTTGAAGAGTTTTGTCATACTCTGTAAACCAGCAAGCGGTGAAAACATTTACTTATGTTTGCTAACTATATATAGTGAGTTTATTTTTCTCTGCAACTGGAAAAGAAATAAATGCAAAAACATGTATAACACATACAGGGTGAGCCAAAAGTAGGGCAACAGTTATTACAATATCAACAATTAACTGTTACCTCAATTTGGCCCACCCTGAACATATATTTTCACACACACGGGGATATGTACTAGTCCATCTGGGCTCGACTATTGATACTGGGGTGCAGCGCATGAACATTCTTTTCCATTTTTCTTCGAAGTCCTAACTCGCTATAAGTAAAATACACAATAGTGAGTATTAGGACAACAAATGCTTTGAAGTAATCATTTGCAGACAACCACTTCGCTGGGTCATCCAGTGTGTAGTAAACACTTCTAACTCTGTTGAACTTTGCAAACATAGGATCGGAAGTGATAAGATTAAAATATCTCCAATTAGTGGGATGATACTTCTTTGTCCAAAATTCTCGCCTTAGTCTTCCACGAATCGCTTGCCTCTTTTGGTGCGCTTTCAGATCCTCCGGGGTCACATTTTTACAGTTTTCGGGGTCAATTTCAGCCGGCATATCATGAGCCCAATCAGCTCTGAAGTCTTTGGTAGGAGctaaatattttggaaatagtTGTTCACCCATAACTTCCGAGTATTGCTTATAATCGATTTGTTTCTCCAACTTGCCATCTTTTGCAGTGACGGATGGTAATGTCGAAAATCTTTTATTAGAACAAAGATCCATCATGGCCCTGCAAGCAGGGTAAGGCACCTTCAATCTCAACATCCTCAACGGCTATTTTGTAACAGCGGTAACACCGTACCGTGCCCTTCGTACAAGATAACCAAATCCGTGAACACATCACTGCCGTCCTTGGGCGCCGCTAGTGGGCCAAATCAGACCCTTGACCCTAAAAAAATTCTTCCTGCGAACCCAGAAAAATC
This is a stretch of genomic DNA from Styela clava chromosome 2, kaStyClav1.hap1.2, whole genome shotgun sequence. It encodes these proteins:
- the LOC120335238 gene encoding uncharacterized protein LOC120335238, producing the protein MLRLKVPYPACRAMMDLCSNKRFSTLPSVTAKDGKLEKQIDYKQYSEVMGEQLFPKYLAPTKDFRADWAHDMPAEIDPENCKNVTPEDLKAHQKRQAIRGRLRREFWTKKYHPTNWRYFNLITSDPMFAKFNRVRSVYYTLDDPAKWLSANDYFKAFVVLILTIVYFTYSELGLRRKMEKNVHALHPSINSRAQMD